One window from the genome of Dermacentor silvarum isolate Dsil-2018 chromosome 7, BIME_Dsil_1.4, whole genome shotgun sequence encodes:
- the LOC119457893 gene encoding uncharacterized protein LOC119457893 isoform X1: MGRPRVVRSPEEQAAFDERRRAFARERARRRRADPAVRAALAQAIRQRRQTEPEFRERNVEAVRRRRAADPELREREAAAKRQRRVADPEFRERDIQAKRQRRANDPEYRARELERLQRRRLGLPQGAGICADNGGDGQPFPYRKMGDRKKEPASSCTHGKSAKPVQTEASWLFNSSVDVAVETPRSIHVCKSTQASLVAVKVHRWTETTDLVERKDSATYVQEFPAPHVRGMPGLTNMDQSPGVATLYSHQVDAQCDGTFVDRSTSPAAVRIPYHRRCIVRWCTNTLKTYRGRLFRIPKDHRMEAFLRYIERPQLIGLPKEIVNNYRLCSAHFTESDYVNTAKNKLIWSAVPSVKAPDKSKGKAANLGTCASRRLSQGQSGL, encoded by the exons ATGGGACGGCCACGCGTTGTGCGTTCCCCCGAGGAACAAGCTGCCTTCGACGAGCGGCGGCGAGCATTCGCCCGTGAAAGGGCTCGCCGTCGGCGCGCCGATCCAGCCGTTAGAGCCGCCCTAGCCCAGGCAATCCGGCAGCGACGACAAACAGAACCAGAGTTCAGAGAGCGGAATGTCGAGGCAGTCCGACGGCGACGAGCGGCAGACCCCGAGCTCAGGGAACGGGAGGCCGCGGCGAAACGCCAGAGAAGAGTTGCCGATCCGGAGTTCAGGGAACGGGATATTCAAGCGAAACGGCAGCGACGAGCTAACGACCCTGAGTATCGGGCCAGGGAATTAGAGCGTCTTCAACGGCGTCGACTCGGTCTCCCACAAGGAGCAGGCATCTGTGCCGACAACGGTGGTGATggccaacccttcccctaccggaaaatgggg GACAGAAAAAAGGAACCTGCCTCTTCCTGCACTCATGGAAAATCAGCGAAACCTGTGCAGACTGAGGCCTCATGGCTGTTCAACAGCAGTGTGGATGTTGCAGTTGAGACACCGAGAAGCATTCACGTGTGCAAATCAACCCAGGCGTCACTTGTTGCTGTCAAGGTGCACAGGTGGACAGAAACCACAGATCTTGTTGAACGCAAGGACAGTGCAACTTACGTGCAAGAGTTTCCTG CTCCGCACGTGCGTGGGATGCCAGGGCTTACCAACATGGATCAGAGCCCCGGAGTTGCCACGCTGTACAGCCATCAAGTAGATGCG CAATGTGACGGCACATTTGTGGATCGCTCCACTAGCCCTGCTGCTGTTCGAATACCGTATCACAGAAGGTGTATTGTGCGCTGGTGCACCAATACGTTGAAGACGTACCGAGGAAGATTATTCCGTATTCCTAAAGACCACAG GATGGAAGCTTTCCTAAGGTACATTGAAAGGCCACAGCTGATAGGGTTGCCAAAGGAAATAGTAAATAATTACCGACTCTGCTCAGCGCACTTCACGGAATCGGACTACGTGAACACGGCGAAAAACAAACTTATATGGTCGGCCGTGCCATCCGTAAAGGCTCCAGATAAGTCGAAAG GTAAAGCTGCCAACCTGGGCACCTGCGCGAGCCGCCGCCTCAGCCAGGGCCAGTCTGGGCTATGA
- the LOC119457897 gene encoding LOW QUALITY PROTEIN: O-phosphoseryl-tRNA(Sec) selenium transferase-like (The sequence of the model RefSeq protein was modified relative to this genomic sequence to represent the inferred CDS: substituted 1 base at 1 genomic stop codon) — protein sequence MNPGNIALAKKYVKPSYVVQAGQAIGVHESKVSQLLEQGRIPDDGWDDATIELMLHQLSMMDSNNFLGNSGVGEREARIASTLVSRRHYRMGHGIGRSGDICETQPKAAGSSLMNKLTNSMLLHMLQAAGVAAAKSCFIVPMATGMCLSLCMLAFRRQRPQARYVVWSRIDQKSCFKSILTAGFEPVVIELLHVGDELQTDVGAMRAKIRDLGPESIACVLTTTSCFAPRAPDSIEQVAQLCAEFDVPHLVNNAYGVQCTKCMHLIQQASRVGRLDVFVQSTDKNFLVPVGGGVIAGFDKKLVDGIAQTYPGRASAAPTMDVFITLLSLGLSGYMRLRDERRDMFKYLQESLAQVAEKHGQRVLRTPSNRISMAMTVPATDADTVTGIGAMLFTRLVSGARAVPTDRTEPKKVSDWTFQNWGSHSNCYPSAYLTAASALGLQKEEVDVFVRKLDKVLTKASCXTYNKRSMLLLRKRFYRFVRRVFPSLEHADHEKVKRRLSFIYAFSAWQGFALMLYIIYKRRAPKDEEGAIDYPKLLTTAHKDAHSGTIIYFGRGKPSKEHLTEQDLAKIREEHEAAIKAKEHESASA from the exons ATGAATCCGGGCAACATAGCCTTGGCTAAGAAGTACGTCAAGCCGTCGTACGTCGTGCAGGCCGGACAAGCCATCGGCGTGCACGAGTCCAAGGTATCGCAGTTGCTCGAGCAGGGTCGCATCCCCGACGACGGCTGGGACGACGCCACCATTGAGCTCATGCTTCACCAGCTCTCGATGATGGACAGCAACAACTTCCTCGGTAATTCCGGCGTCGGCGAACGCGAAGCTCGGATCGCGTCGACCCTGGTCAGCCGCCGCCACTACCGCATGGGCCATGGCATCGGCCGCTCCGGCGACATCTGCGAAACGCAGCCGAAGGCGGCCGGCTCGAGCCTTATGAACAAGCTGACAAACTCCATGCTGCTTCACATGCTTCAGGCGGCCGGGGTGGCCGCCGCCAAGTCGTGCTTCATCGTTCCCATGGCGACCGGCATGTGCCTGTCCCTCTGCATGCTCGCCTTCCGGaggcagcgtccgcaggcgcgcTACGTCGTGTGGTCCAGGATCGACCAAAAGTCGTGCTTCAAGTCGATCCTCACCGCCGGCTTCGAGCCGGTCGTCATCGAGCTTCTGCACGTCGGCGACGAGTTACAGACGGACGTCGGGGCCATGCGCGCCAAGATCCGGGATCTCGGACCGGAGTCGATCGCGTGCGTCCTCACGACGACGTCGTGCTTCGCGCCCCGCGCGCCGGACAGCATCGAGCAGGTGGCGCAGCTGTGCGCCGAGTTCGACGTGCCTCACCTGGTGAACAACGCGTACGGCGTCCAGTGCACCAAGTGCATGCACCTCATCCAGCAGGCGTCGCGCGTCGGTCGCCTCGACGTGTTCGTGCAGAGCACGGATAAGAACTTCCTGGTTCCCGTCGGTGGCGGCGTCATCGCGGGCTTCGACAAGAAGCTCGTGGACGGCATCGCGCAGACGTACCCAGGTCGCGCCTCGGCCGCCCCCACTATGGACGTGTTCATCACCTTGCTTTCGCTCGGCCTGTCCGGTTACATGAGGCTGCGCGATGAGCGGCGCGACATGTTCAAATACCTGCAGGAGAGCCTCGCCCAGGTGGCTGAAAAGCATGGTCAGAGAGTGCTCCGCACACCCAGCAACCGGATTTCCATGGCTATGACCGTTCCGGCTACCGACGCCGACACTGTGACGGGCATCGGGGCGATGTTGTTCACCCGTCTCGTTTCTGGTGCTAGGGCCGTGCCCACAGACCGAACCGAGCCCAAAAAAGTGAGCGACTGGACTTTCCAGAATTGGGGTTCGCACTCCAACTGCTACCCGTCTGCTTACCTGACGGCGGCCTCTGCCCTGGGCCTGCAAAAGGAAGAAGTGGACGTGTTTGTGCGAAAGCTAGACAAGGTACTGACCAAAGCAT CCTGTTGAACGTACAACAAAAGAAGCATGCTGCTTTTGCGTAAAAGATTCTACCGTTTCGTGCGGCGGGTGTTTCCTTCTTTGGAGCATGCAGACCACGAGAAAGTCAAACGACGCCTCAGTTTTATTTACGCTTTTTCAGCATGGCAGGGCTTTGCGTTGATGCTGTATATAATCTACAAGCGCAGGGCACCAAAAGACGAAGAAGGAGCCATCGACTACC cgaagttacTTACCACAGCACACAAGGATGCCCACAGCGGCACGATTATTTATTTCGGTCGTGGTAAGCCTTCCAAAGAGCACCTTACTGAACAGGACCTGGCCAAGATTCGAGAAGAGCACGAAGCAGCCATAAAGGCAAAAGAACATGAATCGGCCAGTGCTTAG
- the LOC119457893 gene encoding uncharacterized protein LOC119457893 isoform X2, producing the protein MGRPRVVRSPEEQAAFDERRRAFARERARRRRADPAVRAALAQAIRQRRQTEPEFRERNVEAVRRRRAADPELREREAAAKRQRRVADPEFRERDIQAKRQRRANDPEYRARELERLQRRRLGLPQGAGICADNGGDGQPFPYRKMGDRKKEPASSCTHGKSAKPVQTEASWLFNSSVDVAVETPRSIHVCKSTQASLVAVKVHRWTETTDLVERKDSATYVQEFPAPHVRGMPGLTNMDQSPGVATLYSHQVDAQCDGTFVDRSTSPAAVRIPYHRRCIVRWCTNTLKTYRGRLFRIPKDHRMEAFLRYIERPQLIGLPKEIVNNYRLCSAHFTESDYVNTAKNKLIWSAVPSVKAPDKSKGLTRKTA; encoded by the exons ATGGGACGGCCACGCGTTGTGCGTTCCCCCGAGGAACAAGCTGCCTTCGACGAGCGGCGGCGAGCATTCGCCCGTGAAAGGGCTCGCCGTCGGCGCGCCGATCCAGCCGTTAGAGCCGCCCTAGCCCAGGCAATCCGGCAGCGACGACAAACAGAACCAGAGTTCAGAGAGCGGAATGTCGAGGCAGTCCGACGGCGACGAGCGGCAGACCCCGAGCTCAGGGAACGGGAGGCCGCGGCGAAACGCCAGAGAAGAGTTGCCGATCCGGAGTTCAGGGAACGGGATATTCAAGCGAAACGGCAGCGACGAGCTAACGACCCTGAGTATCGGGCCAGGGAATTAGAGCGTCTTCAACGGCGTCGACTCGGTCTCCCACAAGGAGCAGGCATCTGTGCCGACAACGGTGGTGATggccaacccttcccctaccggaaaatgggg GACAGAAAAAAGGAACCTGCCTCTTCCTGCACTCATGGAAAATCAGCGAAACCTGTGCAGACTGAGGCCTCATGGCTGTTCAACAGCAGTGTGGATGTTGCAGTTGAGACACCGAGAAGCATTCACGTGTGCAAATCAACCCAGGCGTCACTTGTTGCTGTCAAGGTGCACAGGTGGACAGAAACCACAGATCTTGTTGAACGCAAGGACAGTGCAACTTACGTGCAAGAGTTTCCTG CTCCGCACGTGCGTGGGATGCCAGGGCTTACCAACATGGATCAGAGCCCCGGAGTTGCCACGCTGTACAGCCATCAAGTAGATGCG CAATGTGACGGCACATTTGTGGATCGCTCCACTAGCCCTGCTGCTGTTCGAATACCGTATCACAGAAGGTGTATTGTGCGCTGGTGCACCAATACGTTGAAGACGTACCGAGGAAGATTATTCCGTATTCCTAAAGACCACAG GATGGAAGCTTTCCTAAGGTACATTGAAAGGCCACAGCTGATAGGGTTGCCAAAGGAAATAGTAAATAATTACCGACTCTGCTCAGCGCACTTCACGGAATCGGACTACGTGAACACGGCGAAAAACAAACTTATATGGTCGGCCGTGCCATCCGTAAAGGCTCCAGATAAGTCGAAAG GCTTAACGAGGAAAACTGCATAG